The following is a genomic window from Streptomyces lincolnensis.
GTGCCAGGGCGCCGTCCAGGTACCGGAGCGCCTCCGGGTGGTCCTTCGCGACGCGGCGCGCACCGCCGAGTTCGAACAGGGCGTCGGAGTCGTCCGGACCGAGGTCGAAGATCCCGCGGAGGACGTCGGCCGCCTCCCGGTACCGGCCGGCGTGCAGGAGTTCCACGCCCCGCTCATGGCGGATCCATTCGGCGTCCGGATCGGCCTCGACGGCCCGTGCGAGGTCGTCGAACATGCCCTCCCGGTCCCCCAGTTGCTTCCTCACCCGGGACCGCATCACCAGCGCCCAGCCGTAGCGGGGCCGCAGTTCCACGGCGCGGTCGAGGTCGGGCAACGCCTCCTCGTCCCGGCCCAGTTCGTGCAGGGACGCGCCCCGGCTCGCCAGGGCGGAGGCGTGGCCGGGGTCGAGGGCGACCGCCCGGCCGAGTTCCGTGACGGCGTCCTCGAAGCGGCCGGCGAGCCGGTAGGAGTCACCCCGTTCCGAGGCGATCCAGGACGCGTCGGGATCACGGGCGACGGCCCGGTCGAAGTCGGCGAAGGCCGCGTCCAGTTCGCCCCGGGACCGGAGCAGACGGGCCCGCCGCACCAGCGTCCACAGGTCCTCCCCGTCGATGCCCAGGGAGCGGTTGAAGTCGGCCAGCGCCTCGTCGTACCGCCCGAGCGTGTGCCGGCACACGGCCCGCCCGGTCAGCGAGCGGGTGTCCGTCGGGTCGAGTGCGATCGCGCGGCCGAAGTCGGTGACGGCCTCCTCGAAACGGCTCGCCAGCCGGAGGGTCTCCGCGCGCTCGGCGATGATCCACCCGGTGTCGGGGGCGAGTTCGTCCGCGCGGTCCAGGGCGGCGAGGGCGGCCGGGAGGTCGTCCGCGAGTTGCAGGGTCAGACCGCGGCCGTAGTGGGCGAGGGCCAGCTCCGGCGCGAGGTCGATCGCCCGGTCGTACTCCTCCAGCGCCCGTGCGTACTCCTGGCCGCGGCGCAGTTCCCGGCCGCGCAGGGCATGGGCCTCCGCCCGGCCGTGCGGATCGAGCCCGGGCCGGGCGAGGAGCAGGTCCATGGCCCGGGCCACCCCGCTGTCCCCCACGGCCCCGGCCGCCTCACTGTCCTCGTCGGCGAGGGCCTCGCCCAGGTCCCGGCCCCACTCCCGCAGCCCCGCATGGTCGGTGGCCTCCCCCGCGTCCTCCAGCATCCGCGCCCAGCGGCGGCCGACGACGTCGTCCGTGCGGCAGGCCGCGACCAGGGTCCGCAAGGCCTCGCCGAGCGCCGCGGGCGGACGGGCGCAGAGCAGGTGGTGGGTCTCCTCCAGGAGGAGGTCACGCCATTCCTCGTCCTCCCACAGGTTCTCGGTCTCCCGCCCGGCCCCGGTCTCGGCCCGCCACTCGGCGAACGCCTCCGCCAGCCGCCGGTGCCGCCGCGCCCACTCGCGCGGGGAACGGCGGCGCTCCAGGCGCAGCATCTGTGCCCGTACGACGTCGTGGTACCGCACCCGGCCACCGCGCTCGCCGACGAACGGCAGGGCGGTCAACCACTCGTAGAGCACGTCGAGTTCGTCGTCGGAGCGGTCGACCAGGACCCGGAAGACGTCGGCGTCCAGCCATCGCGGGAGGGCGCAGATCCGGGCGGTCTCGCGGCGGTCCTCCGGTTCGCGGCGCAGGAAGAGGCCCACGGCGGTAGTGCTCGGGTCCCGCAGGTTCTCCGGGTCGCCGGGGCGGTTCTGCGCGAGCGTCGACACCAGGACGGGCAGGCCGCCCGTCAGGCGCAGCGCCTCCTCGACGACCGGTTCGGCCGCCACTCCGCGCGCGGCGAGCAGGGTGCGCGTCTCGGCCTCGGTGAACGGGGCGAGCGGCAGCTCCTCGACGGCGTCCAGACCGCTCCAGCGGGTGGCGTCCAGGGGGCGCTGCCCGGCGGTGACCACGACGACGGTGGCGGGCAGCCCGCCGTCGCCCCGGTGCCGGGTGAGCGTCTCGTGCAGCCACGGGTCGAGATACGGCCCGGTCCGCTCGTAGGTGTCGAGGAACAGGACGATCCAGCCGGCCGCGGCGGCGGCCGTGCGCAGGCCGGCGAGCAGGACCGGGGTGAGCACCTTCTCCGGGGTCAGGACGAGGTCGATGTCGTCCTGGTTGCGGAAGCGGGCGGCGAGTGAGGCGCGTACGCGGTCGGTGCCCTGGGCGAGCCGGTCGGCGGGCAGGGCCCTGGTGAGGAGGGAGACTCCGGGCAGGGCGGCCTCCAGGGCGCCCATGCCCAGTTCCACCGCGACCGTGCTGCCGGCCGACGCCGGTTCCGGTTCCGGGCCGAGCGCTGCGAGCGCCGCTGCCTCCGCCTCGTGCCGGCGCTCGTGGTAGGTGGCCAGCCGCCGCTCCAGGTCCTTCAGCCGGCGTCCCTGGTCGGCGAACTGGCGGCACATCTCCGACAGGGCCTCCGGGACGCTTCCGGCGCTCTCGTCGACATAGGCCGTCAACGCGCCGCGTTCACGGGCCAGTTGCTCCAGTTCCTGGACGAGGAAGGTCTTGCCGACGCCGGCGGTGCCGTGCACATGGAAGCGGAAGCGCCGGCGGGCGTCTCCGGGCGGGAGGTCGAAGTTCCGCAGGAACGCGGCCCGTTCGGCGTCCCGGCCGACGAATCCGGTCCGGGTGTGCCGCTGGATCAGCTCCTGCCACGAGGGCTGTGCCTGTGCCATCCGCGTGTCACCCCGTCCCTCGTTCCGCGGTCTTACGGGCATTCTGGCCCAATGGTTCCGTGACACGGCCGCCACCGGTGAAAATGATCGACATGTCCACGACCCCACGCACCCCCCGCACCGCGCTCGCACTCAGCGCGACCCTTCTGACCGCCACCGTCGCCCTCTACATGGTGCTCGTCGCCTTCGGGAACATCACCGACTTCGGCACCAACCAGCAGTTCGTGCAGCACGTACTCGCCATGGACACCACGTTCAAGGACGAGGATCTGATGTGGAGAGCCGTCACCAGCAAGGGACTTCAGGACGCGGCCTACGTCGCCATCATCGTGTGGGAGACGATCGCCGCGCTCGTCCTGGTCTTCGGCACCTGGCTCTGGTTCCGGGGCGACGACCGCGCCCGCCGTTTCTCGACGTACGGCCTGCTCATGGTGATGCTGCTGTTCGGTGCCGGGTTCATCGGGATCGGCGGCGAGTGGTTCGCGATGTGGCAGTCGGGCGACTGGAACGGGCTGGAGGCGGCGACGCGGGCGTTCCTGTTCAGCGGTGTGGTGCTGCTGGTGGTGAACCTGCCGTCCGCCGGGGAGCGGAAGGCTAGCTGACCACCACGACCGTGGTGCCCGTCTCCCCGAAGGTCCACAGTGCGGAGCCGTCGTCCTTGCCCATGCGGATGCCGCTGGTCTGTTTTCCGGCGGCGACCGCGGGGGGCGAGGCGCCGTCCACGGCGTTGGAGAACGCGATCGACAGGCCGGACTTGGCGGCGAAGTACAGGATGTTCTCGATCTGTACGCCGTCGGAGCCGGTGGTGGCCTCGGTGCGCTGCGAGATGGTGTAACTGCCCGGGTCCGGGCTCACCGTGCCCGGCCACACCGTGAAGGAGCGGCGGGCGGCGTCGCTCGCGTCGACCAGCCACACCCGCTTCTGGCCCAGGGAGTACACGACGCGCCGCCCGGTGCCGGAGTCGTCCGGCACCGCGGCGGGCGCCGCGGACTTCGTGGGCTTCGGTGTCG
Proteins encoded in this region:
- a CDS encoding tetratricopeptide repeat protein, whose protein sequence is MAQAQPSWQELIQRHTRTGFVGRDAERAAFLRNFDLPPGDARRRFRFHVHGTAGVGKTFLVQELEQLARERGALTAYVDESAGSVPEALSEMCRQFADQGRRLKDLERRLATYHERRHEAEAAALAALGPEPEPASAGSTVAVELGMGALEAALPGVSLLTRALPADRLAQGTDRVRASLAARFRNQDDIDLVLTPEKVLTPVLLAGLRTAAAAAGWIVLFLDTYERTGPYLDPWLHETLTRHRGDGGLPATVVVVTAGQRPLDATRWSGLDAVEELPLAPFTEAETRTLLAARGVAAEPVVEEALRLTGGLPVLVSTLAQNRPGDPENLRDPSTTAVGLFLRREPEDRRETARICALPRWLDADVFRVLVDRSDDELDVLYEWLTALPFVGERGGRVRYHDVVRAQMLRLERRRSPREWARRHRRLAEAFAEWRAETGAGRETENLWEDEEWRDLLLEETHHLLCARPPAALGEALRTLVAACRTDDVVGRRWARMLEDAGEATDHAGLREWGRDLGEALADEDSEAAGAVGDSGVARAMDLLLARPGLDPHGRAEAHALRGRELRRGQEYARALEEYDRAIDLAPELALAHYGRGLTLQLADDLPAALAALDRADELAPDTGWIIAERAETLRLASRFEEAVTDFGRAIALDPTDTRSLTGRAVCRHTLGRYDEALADFNRSLGIDGEDLWTLVRRARLLRSRGELDAAFADFDRAVARDPDASWIASERGDSYRLAGRFEDAVTELGRAVALDPGHASALASRGASLHELGRDEEALPDLDRAVELRPRYGWALVMRSRVRKQLGDREGMFDDLARAVEADPDAEWIRHERGVELLHAGRYREAADVLRGIFDLGPDDSDALFELGGARRVAKDHPEALRYLDGALALNPDHGPAHASRARVGLATGRTEQALADLDRCVELGTETDWARRKAVELLILCGRREEAEARLAGADDSGDSDDLRVELHRRAGRWDEARPLAERLRETEPVVGTFELAVTVSRSEGLRAARPLWRELAALVREDDELDAPERAQGRCFLGCALDDRTEADRGLADLLALEPGWMPLANLAAILTDLLNSPDVDHDRVTPLLTEVTAAAEAVRARYADPPGPGIPRP
- a CDS encoding DUF2165 domain-containing protein; translated protein: MSTTPRTPRTALALSATLLTATVALYMVLVAFGNITDFGTNQQFVQHVLAMDTTFKDEDLMWRAVTSKGLQDAAYVAIIVWETIAALVLVFGTWLWFRGDDRARRFSTYGLLMVMLLFGAGFIGIGGEWFAMWQSGDWNGLEAATRAFLFSGVVLLVVNLPSAGERKAS
- a CDS encoding L,D-transpeptidase, with translation MPVPARRLPSWVWVTGLTAGAVAAVVVLAVQADKGPHPTAARPSAPASAEATPKPTKSAAPAAVPDDSGTGRRVVYSLGQKRVWLVDASDAARRSFTVWPGTVSPDPGSYTISQRTEATTGSDGVQIENILYFAAKSGLSIAFSNAVDGASPPAVAAGKQTSGIRMGKDDGSALWTFGETGTTVVVVS